From a single Nostoc sp. MS1 genomic region:
- a CDS encoding TVP38/TMEM64 family protein, with product MLNAKTSFAILMAVCLVATSVTGYLLGGVNPELIQSWLKAAGIWAPITYVAIYVIATILILPSTALNLTGGAIFGVWMGTFWTSVGAIIAAIAAFIFARTVGREIIAQKLAGRWQAIDAEVRQGAIFYMFAIRLMPILPYGLVNFAAGLTSISFKDYLIGTALGTVPGILPFVLLGSSGFKAIRSGEILPVVGALALIGLLVGGSTWYRRRRSFPSRKKP from the coding sequence ATGCTGAATGCTAAAACTAGTTTTGCTATACTGATGGCTGTGTGCCTGGTTGCTACATCGGTGACGGGGTATTTACTAGGGGGTGTTAATCCCGAACTGATTCAATCTTGGCTCAAAGCTGCGGGGATTTGGGCCCCTATCACTTATGTAGCTATATATGTGATAGCAACAATTTTGATTTTGCCATCAACAGCACTCAACTTAACAGGCGGAGCCATTTTTGGCGTTTGGATGGGGACATTCTGGACAAGTGTGGGAGCAATTATCGCCGCGATCGCTGCCTTTATATTTGCGCGGACAGTAGGGCGAGAAATTATTGCTCAAAAACTAGCAGGACGTTGGCAAGCCATAGATGCGGAAGTTAGACAGGGAGCAATCTTCTATATGTTTGCTATCCGCTTGATGCCTATCTTGCCCTATGGATTAGTTAATTTTGCCGCAGGTTTGACATCAATCAGCTTTAAGGATTACCTAATTGGCACAGCTTTAGGGACAGTACCCGGAATCTTGCCATTTGTCCTCTTGGGGAGTTCTGGCTTCAAAGCCATCCGTTCTGGTGAAATTTTACCAGTAGTAGGTGCTTTGGCTTTGATTG